One genomic window of Methanosalsum zhilinae DSM 4017 includes the following:
- a CDS encoding methanogenesis marker 7 protein, whose translation MSRVLEPYIYEGGIHKHGLMLELLEDIGGYLVQKTPAATEVTLIMFIPKEDVPLVQDLAGNLLGKLTKAPLTGVEIAVVSPTLAYHHLPHSACDIAEHLRRDGANTNMIGLARGMGRRVAMLNDYERKLINEHDIALYSFGIFSDCIMNKKTSLFEGIEIPIVVTGGPELSTEDVSGADLYIGNIGRIPHRMRKSEELNALDVMNKKVGELVDRVREDLSKDPPVVLAARVMKEIQDQVPDISNVLTPSPITLQLNGLRVKLPYDQYHEKIGNIEFDEGFRLSEVADITPSMMKNYILIKLKNKSDIGFSI comes from the coding sequence ATGTCAAGGGTACTTGAACCATATATATATGAAGGTGGTATTCACAAGCATGGCCTGATGCTTGAACTTCTGGAGGATATTGGCGGGTATCTTGTACAGAAAACGCCTGCAGCAACCGAAGTTACACTCATAATGTTTATTCCAAAAGAAGATGTGCCTCTGGTACAGGATCTTGCTGGAAACCTTCTTGGCAAACTCACAAAAGCTCCTTTAACAGGGGTTGAGATAGCAGTTGTGTCTCCCACTCTTGCATATCACCATCTTCCGCATTCGGCCTGTGATATTGCTGAACATCTCAGAAGAGATGGTGCCAACACCAATATGATCGGACTTGCCAGGGGTATGGGGCGAAGAGTTGCAATGCTTAATGACTATGAGAGAAAACTGATCAATGAACATGATATTGCACTCTACTCCTTTGGAATATTCAGTGACTGTATTATGAACAAAAAGACGAGTTTGTTTGAAGGGATCGAAATACCGATTGTTGTAACCGGAGGTCCTGAACTTTCAACAGAAGATGTTTCAGGAGCCGATCTGTATATTGGCAATATTGGACGTATTCCACACCGTATGCGCAAAAGTGAGGAACTAAATGCACTTGATGTTATGAACAAAAAGGTAGGTGAACTGGTTGATCGTGTCAGGGAAGATCTCTCAAAGGATCCTCCTGTAGTTCTCGCAGCAAGGGTCATGAAAGAAATACAGGATCAGGTGCCAGATATATCAAACGTGCTCACACCCTCTCCTATCACACTCCAGCTTAATGGACTCAGAGTAAAACTTCCCTATGACCAGTATCATGAAAAAATCGGGAATATAGAATTTGATGAGGGGTTCAGGCTGTCGGAAGTTGCTGATATTACCCCCTCAATGATGAAAAATTATATATTAATAAAGCTCAAAAATAAATCAGATATAGGATTTTCTATCTGA
- a CDS encoding methanogenesis marker 17 protein, which translates to MDVLEEFIVESAIDSEASSYRMILEDIISDLNLVNAIGRIYVSIRPQDSVFQMAIVLRKSFSPVKVSDFSTLDTTNSGEKGVLIKLDTEKYLPQLLGNLWEKYQRPNVLQPERRTLKILCDDPESEIDVIADMVVDDPQKTLQSKLAEMAIRAAPEGFRVRYHYFEDNQFIFVASEEVMQDKWIEQAHEMLVKISGGDSNVKGT; encoded by the coding sequence ATGGATGTCCTTGAAGAGTTTATTGTGGAATCTGCAATTGATTCTGAAGCCAGTAGCTATAGAATGATACTTGAAGATATTATATCGGACCTGAACCTTGTAAATGCTATTGGAAGAATATACGTATCTATTAGGCCACAGGATTCTGTTTTTCAGATGGCGATTGTTCTGAGAAAAAGTTTTTCTCCGGTAAAGGTCTCTGATTTTTCCACTCTTGATACAACAAATTCAGGTGAAAAGGGTGTACTCATCAAACTGGACACTGAAAAATATCTCCCGCAGCTTCTGGGGAACCTATGGGAGAAATATCAGCGTCCAAATGTTCTTCAGCCAGAGCGCAGAACTCTGAAAATACTGTGTGATGACCCGGAAAGCGAAATCGATGTGATAGCTGATATGGTTGTGGATGATCCTCAGAAGACGCTCCAGTCAAAACTTGCGGAGATGGCAATAAGGGCAGCACCTGAAGGTTTTAGAGTACGTTATCATTATTTTGAAGATAACCAATTCATATTTGTTGCAAGTGAGGAAGTAATGCAGGATAAGTGGATCGAGCAGGCCCATGAAATGCTAGTAAAGATCAGCGGAGGCGATAGTAATGTCAAGGGTACTTGA
- a CDS encoding methanogenesis marker 15 protein, whose protein sequence is MYDVQKRRTERASEERSVKIALLSCGSEYSGVQAELESAAKDVNAELVYPEISVYELDNVGRDFGLEVASPDLKLVMARTKSIIEGVTKVDGVLITTCFRCAEAAIVRNEVRRYIHHHSDLPVISYSFTERTKAATLLTRMEALTTVARRKNLLARESQSGLTAGIDSGSTTTKAVVMRDNKIIGQGWVPTVKVIDSAEKALQKALDEADVDREHIQAIGTTGYGRFLIGDHFNAQLVQEEITVNSKGAVYLADRQKGPATVIDIGGMDNKAIAVEDAIPGMFTMGGICAGASGRFLEMTAKRLGVDITDLGSLAVKGMQENIQMNSYCIVFGIQSLVNSLAKGASPEDVAAAACYSVVEQIFEQQLQEIEVNEPLILVGGSSLIEGIPRALGDLLKIDVLVPPNSHLIGAVGAALLASGFVED, encoded by the coding sequence GTGTATGATGTTCAGAAAAGAAGAACAGAACGTGCATCAGAGGAAAGGTCTGTAAAGATTGCATTGCTATCATGCGGATCTGAATATTCCGGTGTGCAGGCAGAACTTGAATCAGCAGCAAAGGATGTCAATGCTGAACTGGTATATCCTGAGATATCAGTATATGAACTTGATAATGTGGGCAGGGATTTTGGGCTGGAAGTTGCAAGTCCTGACCTTAAACTGGTAATGGCTCGCACAAAATCGATAATTGAAGGGGTTACAAAGGTCGATGGTGTGCTTATAACTACGTGCTTTAGATGCGCTGAAGCTGCAATTGTCAGAAATGAAGTTCGAAGATACATACACCATCATTCCGATTTACCTGTGATCAGCTATTCATTCACTGAGAGGACAAAAGCAGCTACACTACTGACCCGTATGGAGGCACTGACAACTGTTGCAAGGCGCAAGAACTTGCTGGCCAGGGAATCCCAGTCTGGCCTAACAGCAGGTATTGATTCCGGGTCCACCACAACCAAGGCTGTGGTAATGCGTGATAACAAGATTATAGGACAGGGCTGGGTACCTACAGTAAAGGTTATAGACAGTGCAGAAAAAGCCCTTCAGAAGGCTCTGGATGAGGCAGATGTTGATAGAGAACACATCCAGGCAATCGGAACAACAGGTTATGGTAGATTTCTTATAGGGGATCATTTTAATGCCCAGCTGGTTCAGGAAGAAATCACTGTAAACTCCAAGGGTGCAGTGTATCTTGCAGACAGGCAAAAGGGTCCTGCAACGGTAATTGATATTGGTGGGATGGATAATAAGGCAATAGCTGTAGAGGATGCAATACCCGGGATGTTCACAATGGGTGGTATCTGTGCTGGTGCATCAGGACGATTTCTTGAAATGACTGCCAAAAGGCTTGGAGTTGATATCACTGATCTTGGATCACTGGCTGTTAAAGGTATGCAGGAAAACATTCAAATGAACAGCTACTGTATTGTTTTTGGAATTCAGTCACTCGTAAACTCACTTGCAAAGGGGGCGTCTCCTGAAGATGTTGCGGCTGCAGCCTGCTACAGTGTAGTGGAACAGATATTTGAACAGCAGCTGCAGGAAATTGAGGTCAATGAGCCACTGATACTGGTAGGCGGTTCTTCTCTTATTGAAGGAATACCCCGTGCACTGGGAGATCTGCTCAAGATCGATGTTCTTGTACCTCCCAACTCACATCTGATAGGTGCTGTAGGGGCAGCACTTCTTGCATCAGGTTTTGTGGAGGATTGA
- a CDS encoding methanogenesis marker 5 protein yields MAKVMIYPTTSLILSDLVRRFGHRPLVMMEQIREKINTVGIDSPPLNITPREPKLGLKYAAVEVPSGVRGRMALVGPLIEEAEAAIIVNEPDIAFGCMGCARTNELTKYLIRQRDIPVLEVNYPRNEDEGREFVSKIADFLKSLPQNGNSENSEEDGQ; encoded by the coding sequence TTGGCAAAAGTCATGATTTATCCAACAACCAGCCTCATATTATCTGATCTTGTAAGGCGCTTTGGACATAGACCACTGGTAATGATGGAACAGATACGGGAGAAAATAAATACTGTGGGTATTGATTCCCCTCCTCTAAACATTACTCCCAGGGAACCAAAGCTTGGACTTAAGTATGCAGCAGTTGAGGTTCCCTCTGGTGTAAGGGGCAGAATGGCTCTGGTTGGCCCCCTGATAGAGGAGGCTGAGGCTGCAATAATCGTTAACGAACCTGATATAGCTTTTGGATGCATGGGTTGTGCAAGGACCAATGAGCTGACCAAATATCTGATAAGACAGAGGGATATTCCGGTACTTGAAGTTAATTATCCTCGAAATGAGGATGAGGGCAGAGAATTTGTATCAAAGATTGCAGATTTCTTGAAATCGCTGCCACAGAACGGTAATAGTGAAAATTCTGAGGAGGACGGTCAGTGA
- a CDS encoding methanogenesis marker 6 protein, whose product MSPENEMDTDDIITRIIVVNSENVLPSDVAMKIYHSKADVTVKESCFGIMVEGPRRFVEKVVDEVVSMDPNHIFVKERGFSPGDERRCRAVRGGGPRPGFHFLREEINILPLISKGLEAYEKGIPSPEGFKEKKKLKASKLKQLIESE is encoded by the coding sequence ATGTCTCCGGAAAATGAAATGGATACTGATGACATAATAACCCGGATTATAGTAGTGAACTCGGAAAATGTCCTTCCCTCAGATGTGGCTATGAAGATATATCATTCAAAGGCAGATGTTACGGTGAAAGAATCATGTTTCGGGATAATGGTAGAGGGACCCAGAAGATTTGTGGAAAAAGTTGTAGATGAAGTTGTTTCTATGGATCCAAATCATATTTTTGTAAAAGAGAGGGGTTTTTCTCCCGGAGATGAGAGAAGATGCCGTGCTGTTCGTGGAGGAGGGCCAAGGCCAGGTTTTCATTTTCTGAGGGAGGAGATCAACATTCTTCCCCTTATAAGTAAGGGTCTGGAAGCATATGAAAAAGGAATTCCTTCTCCAGAAGGATTTAAAGAAAAGAAAAAATTAAAGGCATCGAAATTAAAGCAACTTATTGAATCTGAATGA
- the mmp3 gene encoding methyl-coenzyme M reductase-associated protein Mmp3 yields the protein MRILDKDTIILNVNGESVELKSGSTIADALEHTDSPHNPGTSVGILKVSEEYRKEEVTSYRIITSKGEVEIELNDLEKYSVQTWVQLFKKFEGKRVRWLSRDAVAFGSVSADISIEREPASFDKFDVLFGAGGYDTDNTHLIICRQKHTGEYGQPRDGAFGRVVSGKNILMGLDKGDEIIEIKPVIKWEHAGNSIFTSDLTTRLEHDDQVFSFIGVEMSPNAPYGVKHFFTLVKNGIFKVDATASAYICDRRLQGEKCRYENFEPRIQGSVSVRTAGYGTGKVFISRTDMPATIMHSVIGHVKEGIELVKMARPGHRLTVLTVPDQIMLSGMSLHEARESLLESGVKIIVEGYESDDAVVVEQRPETTIDILGGSEVIVKTIPSSNLVKIRLYDDLAPKSIDYFRSSVGLKFNRVGTMKADMIYDTTYIFDPEKDLKIHKEIFPENTPSKIIHSGDIGITNQASKRMGTIGIKIEDDDLFGPTGEKFANTNIIGKVLEPHKLKNLKEGDFMYIVEMPDMGEDDVSGK from the coding sequence ATGAGGATCCTGGATAAAGATACCATTATTCTGAATGTTAATGGAGAAAGTGTTGAACTTAAAAGCGGCTCCACGATAGCAGACGCACTGGAACATACAGATTCCCCTCACAACCCAGGCACTTCTGTAGGTATTCTGAAAGTTTCGGAGGAATACCGAAAGGAAGAGGTGACAAGCTACAGGATCATAACATCAAAGGGAGAAGTTGAGATCGAACTAAATGATCTGGAGAAATATTCTGTACAGACATGGGTGCAACTATTCAAAAAATTTGAAGGAAAGCGTGTGCGATGGCTGAGCAGGGATGCAGTTGCTTTTGGATCGGTCTCCGCTGATATCAGTATCGAACGTGAGCCTGCTTCTTTTGATAAATTTGATGTTCTATTTGGTGCAGGAGGATATGATACTGATAATACCCATCTTATAATATGCCGGCAGAAACATACCGGAGAATACGGACAGCCCAGGGATGGGGCCTTTGGCAGGGTTGTAAGTGGTAAGAATATTCTTATGGGTCTTGATAAGGGTGATGAGATCATTGAGATCAAACCTGTTATAAAGTGGGAACATGCAGGGAATAGTATATTCACATCGGATCTCACCACCAGGCTTGAGCATGATGATCAGGTCTTTTCATTTATCGGTGTAGAGATGTCCCCCAATGCTCCCTACGGTGTAAAACATTTTTTTACCCTTGTAAAGAATGGCATTTTTAAAGTTGACGCAACTGCAAGTGCTTATATTTGCGACCGCAGGCTTCAGGGTGAAAAATGCAGGTATGAAAATTTTGAACCACGTATACAGGGTTCGGTTTCTGTCAGAACTGCAGGATATGGCACAGGAAAGGTGTTCATTTCCAGAACTGATATGCCGGCAACGATCATGCATTCTGTGATTGGTCATGTAAAGGAGGGTATCGAACTTGTAAAAATGGCCCGACCTGGTCACAGACTTACTGTACTGACAGTGCCGGACCAAATAATGCTTTCAGGAATGAGTTTACATGAGGCTCGTGAGTCTCTCTTAGAATCCGGTGTGAAAATTATTGTAGAGGGTTATGAAAGTGATGATGCAGTTGTTGTAGAGCAGAGGCCCGAAACCACAATTGATATACTGGGTGGATCTGAGGTGATTGTAAAAACCATTCCATCTTCAAATCTGGTTAAAATAAGACTATACGATGATCTTGCCCCAAAGAGTATCGATTATTTCAGAAGCTCGGTAGGTCTCAAATTCAACAGAGTGGGTACCATGAAGGCAGACATGATCTATGACACGACCTACATATTTGATCCTGAAAAAGATCTAAAAATACACAAAGAAATATTTCCTGAGAACACTCCCTCAAAAATAATTCATTCGGGGGATATTGGAATTACAAATCAGGCCTCAAAAAGAATGGGAACTATCGGGATCAAGATCGAAGATGATGATCTCTTTGGACCAACAGGAGAAAAATTTGCCAATACAAATATCATAGGTAAAGTACTTGAACCACATAAACTTAAGAACCTGAAGGAAGGAGATTTCATGTATATTGTGGAAATGCCTGATATGGGGGAAGACGATGTCTCCGGAAAATGA
- the atwA gene encoding methyl coenzyme M reductase system, component A2, which translates to MSLFIEIKNLNLSFGDIKVLKNINLTINEGEVIGILGKSGAGKTVLMHVLRGFDEYGNISGEVIYHLAGCEDCEYVEPPSKAGKKCEKCGGELKPFSADFVKLPVHDPVRRRITRRIAIMLQRTFALYGDEKVISNVTNALTEIGYTGTDALSKAMEILDQVQLSHRMTHVARDLSGGEKQRVVLARQLVKNPMLLLADEPTGTLDPNTSHVVHEVIMNAVRRYNMSMIITSHWPDVISDVADKAIFLEEGEIVSEGDPKEVADEFLKHVGAIERNSRPESGEPIIKVENLVKKYISVSRGVVYAVNDISFEVNEGEIYGLAGTSGAGKTTTSKILIGNIQPTGGDVHVRVGDEWIDMTVPGPSNRGRATQYMGILHQEYGLYIQRSVIDNLTESIGLDLPYELAVRKAITTLTATGFTESKAKDILSKMATELSEGEKHRVALAQVLIREPNIVIMDEPTGTMDPVTKGEVASSILNAREKMGDTFIIVSHDIDFLESVCDRVALMKNGKIVDIGEPEEVLLEFTGKERMEAENI; encoded by the coding sequence ATGTCATTATTTATAGAGATAAAGAACCTCAATTTGAGCTTTGGGGATATAAAGGTCTTAAAAAATATTAATCTAACTATCAATGAAGGCGAAGTTATTGGAATACTTGGTAAAAGCGGTGCTGGTAAAACTGTTCTGATGCATGTGCTTCGAGGATTTGATGAATACGGTAATATCAGTGGGGAAGTTATATACCATCTTGCAGGCTGTGAGGATTGTGAATATGTTGAACCTCCAAGTAAAGCCGGCAAGAAATGTGAAAAATGCGGAGGTGAACTCAAGCCTTTTAGCGCTGATTTTGTAAAGCTTCCGGTGCATGACCCTGTAAGACGCAGGATAACCCGAAGGATTGCAATCATGCTTCAGCGTACTTTTGCACTTTACGGTGATGAGAAGGTCATTTCCAATGTGACAAATGCACTTACTGAGATTGGATATACCGGTACTGATGCTCTTTCAAAGGCAATGGAAATACTGGATCAGGTTCAGCTGTCTCATCGAATGACCCATGTAGCCCGTGATCTTAGCGGAGGTGAGAAGCAGAGGGTTGTACTTGCAAGGCAGCTTGTGAAAAATCCAATGCTCCTGCTTGCAGATGAACCTACAGGTACCCTGGATCCAAATACCTCACATGTAGTCCATGAGGTGATAATGAATGCTGTCAGGCGTTACAATATGTCAATGATAATCACATCCCACTGGCCTGACGTTATCAGTGATGTTGCTGATAAGGCAATCTTTCTTGAAGAAGGCGAGATCGTAAGTGAGGGTGATCCCAAAGAAGTTGCAGATGAATTCCTGAAACATGTGGGAGCCATTGAAAGAAACTCCAGGCCTGAGAGCGGGGAGCCTATAATCAAGGTTGAAAATCTGGTGAAAAAATATATCTCAGTTAGCAGAGGGGTTGTATATGCTGTAAATGACATCTCTTTTGAGGTCAATGAAGGAGAGATCTATGGACTTGCAGGTACCAGTGGTGCAGGTAAGACCACGACCTCAAAGATATTGATTGGTAATATCCAGCCAACAGGCGGGGACGTGCACGTAAGAGTTGGTGATGAATGGATTGACATGACAGTCCCGGGTCCTTCCAATAGGGGTCGTGCCACACAGTATATGGGTATACTTCACCAGGAATACGGATTGTATATCCAGAGATCTGTAATTGATAATCTCACAGAATCAATTGGTCTGGACCTGCCCTATGAACTTGCTGTGAGAAAAGCTATCACAACTCTTACAGCAACGGGATTCACAGAGAGCAAAGCAAAGGATATACTGTCCAAAATGGCAACTGAACTCAGTGAAGGGGAAAAGCACAGGGTTGCACTTGCACAGGTGCTTATCAGGGAGCCCAATATTGTGATAATGGATGAACCCACAGGCACAATGGACCCTGTAACAAAAGGTGAAGTTGCCTCTTCAATACTCAATGCCCGTGAGAAGATGGGCGATACATTTATAATAGTTTCTCATGATATCGATTTCCTTGAAAGTGTATGTGACAGGGTAGCATTGATGAAAAACGGCAAGATAGTGGATATTGGTGAACCTGAAGAAGTACTTTTAGAATTTACTGGAAAGGAGAGAATGGAAGCCGAAAATATTTAA
- a CDS encoding HAD family hydrolase encodes MEILIIYDANFQYMSGNIAVVFDSAGTLMQMYRVAKDPNTGIILDGIETISLVAQKAGQALVMLHTDADNILKADEHIPIVQYICENNVSIDISCSGEPFSVQEAFFILKKNPHVKIQSLQDVIYRVRHKCRNVFYFAEGLILDSELCRIAYVLSTGGRIYSNTVDTIDSLKVKGIDIYIASGDSMTNLGPLAERIGVPFERVFAIANVDTKEEIIHSLKSEYDSVIMVGDGLNDIRALRAADLGVLISGGKGKVSEKLQCSADVIVHDIKEVIDVVNSM; translated from the coding sequence GTGGAAATACTAATCATATATGATGCAAATTTTCAGTATATGTCAGGAAATATCGCAGTGGTATTTGACAGTGCAGGGACCCTTATGCAGATGTATCGTGTGGCAAAGGACCCGAATACCGGTATCATACTGGATGGTATTGAAACAATTTCACTGGTAGCACAAAAAGCAGGACAGGCACTGGTCATGCTGCACACAGATGCTGATAATATTCTCAAAGCTGATGAACACATCCCAATTGTACAGTACATATGTGAAAATAATGTTTCCATTGATATTAGCTGCTCAGGTGAGCCGTTTTCTGTACAGGAAGCATTTTTTATCCTTAAAAAGAACCCCCATGTAAAAATCCAATCCCTTCAGGATGTTATATACAGGGTGCGTCACAAATGCAGAAATGTGTTCTATTTTGCAGAAGGGCTGATACTGGACTCTGAGCTGTGCAGAATTGCTTATGTGCTGAGCACCGGTGGGAGAATATATTCCAATACAGTCGATACCATTGATTCCTTGAAAGTCAAAGGTATTGATATTTATATAGCTTCAGGTGACAGCATGACAAATCTTGGTCCACTGGCAGAAAGGATCGGTGTCCCCTTTGAGAGGGTTTTTGCAATAGCAAATGTGGATACTAAAGAGGAGATCATACATAGTCTTAAATCAGAATATGATTCAGTTATCATGGTCGGTGACGGACTGAATGATATACGTGCTCTAAGGGCAGCTGACCTGGGAGTATTGATCTCTGGAGGTAAGGGAAAAGTATCTGAAAAACTGCAATGCTCAGCTGATGTGATAGTTCATGATATAAAAGAAGTGATAGATGTTGTAAATTCCATGTGA
- a CDS encoding matrixin family metalloprotease, producing the protein MSSKFIMIFLALLMISSMQAVYAADEEFPKILDQPWDHSPITVYIDDINVPDEYSPSYREQVETALRYWEEGGNGQLSYNPEFEIVNDPQADIRIRWVKNLQEYENVEDGVAGIARPRISGNRFVYVEIVLETGNYQGFAWRQYGDANMLTVAKHEIGHALGLGHSNDPGDIMYPTYKQREDINPLLVRDTLPLVIGSIFMILIITGFLATGWYRHRKQREQLEREYIQQNEE; encoded by the coding sequence ATGTCATCCAAATTTATTATGATATTCCTGGCACTGCTCATGATCTCATCCATGCAGGCAGTGTATGCAGCCGATGAAGAATTTCCTAAGATACTTGATCAGCCATGGGATCATTCCCCCATAACCGTTTATATTGATGATATCAATGTTCCTGATGAATACAGCCCATCCTATCGTGAACAGGTAGAAACCGCACTCAGGTACTGGGAAGAGGGTGGCAATGGTCAGCTAAGCTATAACCCTGAATTTGAGATAGTCAATGATCCACAGGCCGATATAAGAATAAGATGGGTCAAAAATCTTCAGGAGTATGAAAATGTTGAGGATGGCGTCGCCGGCATTGCCAGACCCAGAATATCAGGAAACAGATTTGTGTATGTGGAAATCGTGCTTGAGACCGGGAACTATCAGGGATTTGCATGGAGGCAATACGGAGATGCAAACATGTTAACCGTTGCCAAACATGAGATCGGGCATGCTCTTGGACTTGGCCACAGTAATGATCCGGGAGATATAATGTATCCTACATACAAGCAGAGAGAAGACATCAATCCATTGCTTGTAAGGGATACTCTTCCCCTTGTAATAGGATCTATTTTTATGATACTGATCATCACCGGATTTCTGGCCACTGGGTGGTACCGACACAGAAAACAGAGGGAACAGCTTGAAAGAGAATACATTCAACAGAATGAAGAATGA
- a CDS encoding methylated-DNA--[protein]-cysteine S-methyltransferase: protein MKENTFNRMKNDLNMIIDLEKYFSGDPVDFSGYDLDLSGLTTFQQNVLEKVRSVPYGHTITYKELAERIGKPRAFRAVGQALALNPYPVLIPCHRVVSAHGTGGYCGGFKKKDLKFKMMLLHMEKNQTGIAPRSTADDPS, encoded by the coding sequence TTGAAAGAGAATACATTCAACAGAATGAAGAATGATCTTAATATGATCATTGATCTTGAAAAATATTTCAGCGGAGATCCTGTGGATTTTTCCGGATATGATCTGGACCTTTCCGGTCTAACCACCTTCCAGCAGAATGTCCTGGAAAAAGTACGCAGTGTTCCCTACGGACACACCATTACTTATAAAGAACTTGCAGAAAGAATAGGAAAACCCCGTGCCTTCCGGGCAGTTGGCCAGGCCCTTGCATTGAATCCATATCCGGTTCTTATCCCATGCCACAGGGTAGTCTCTGCCCATGGGACTGGGGGATACTGTGGTGGTTTTAAAAAAAAGGATCTGAAATTCAAGATGATGTTACTGCATATGGAAAAAAATCAAACAGGTATTGCACCCAGATCAACGGCTGATGACCCCAGTTAA
- a CDS encoding translation initiation factor IF-5A has product MKEQVDVKELKEGRYVIIDDEPCVIKSISKSKPGKHGSAKARVEAIGIFDNQKRSIISSVSSKIFVPLVERKSAQVLSISDDIAQLMNMDDYSTFELKIPEEYKDRVKEGEEITYITSMGKMKIDLR; this is encoded by the coding sequence ATGAAAGAACAGGTTGATGTAAAGGAATTAAAAGAAGGAAGATATGTGATCATTGATGACGAACCCTGCGTTATAAAAAGCATCTCAAAATCAAAACCAGGTAAACACGGCTCTGCCAAGGCAAGGGTTGAAGCCATCGGAATCTTTGATAACCAGAAGCGCTCAATTATAAGTTCAGTCTCTTCAAAGATATTCGTGCCACTGGTTGAGCGCAAAAGTGCACAGGTCCTCTCAATTAGCGATGATATTGCACAGCTTATGAACATGGATGATTATTCAACCTTTGAACTAAAGATCCCTGAAGAATATAAGGACAGAGTCAAAGAGGGTGAGGAAATAACCTATATCACTTCCATGGGCAAGATGAAGATAGACCTGCGATAA
- the speB gene encoding agmatinase, with protein sequence MFYKPIMMDALSDYESSTYVIFGVPFDATSSYRSGSRWAPDAMRKASLNFESYNHFYKIDLQDLAIHDSGNFEISASIDETLHDLLVTVRSVVSDNKIPIMLGGEHSMSLPCIKACAENAGNDFGVLVLDAHLDLRDEYAGVKYNHACVSRHILEEVTENYVTVGVRSGAGEEWDLARDRNICHYTPEDVARKGIDGVADEIMDYLDCSRIYISLDMDVFDPAYAPGLGTPEPFGMNPWDVRKLIHRFAPMSIGFDIVEIAPEYDSGQAAILGAKIMREFIAASASKNKKIQ encoded by the coding sequence ATGTTCTATAAACCAATCATGATGGATGCGCTTTCTGATTACGAGTCATCCACATACGTTATTTTTGGAGTGCCTTTTGATGCAACCTCATCATATAGAAGTGGGAGCCGCTGGGCCCCTGATGCCATGAGAAAGGCATCTCTTAACTTTGAAAGTTATAACCATTTCTACAAAATTGACCTGCAGGATCTGGCCATCCATGATTCAGGTAATTTTGAGATATCAGCATCAATTGACGAAACACTTCATGATCTGCTGGTCACAGTCAGGTCCGTTGTATCAGACAATAAAATACCTATCATGCTTGGAGGAGAGCATTCAATGAGCCTGCCATGCATCAAAGCCTGTGCAGAAAATGCAGGGAATGATTTTGGAGTACTTGTACTGGACGCACATCTGGATCTAAGAGATGAGTATGCAGGAGTTAAGTACAATCATGCATGCGTATCAAGGCACATACTGGAAGAGGTTACTGAAAATTACGTAACTGTAGGTGTCAGGAGCGGTGCCGGAGAGGAATGGGATCTGGCACGGGATAGGAACATATGCCATTACACCCCTGAAGATGTAGCAAGGAAGGGTATTGATGGGGTTGCAGATGAGATTATGGACTATCTGGACTGCAGCAGGATATATATATCTCTTGATATGGACGTATTTGACCCGGCGTATGCCCCTGGACTGGGTACACCCGAACCTTTTGGTATGAATCCATGGGATGTCCGAAAATTGATACACAGGTTTGCACCAATGTCAATAGGTTTTGATATAGTTGAAATAGCACCTGAGTATGACAGTGGCCAGGCTGCCATACTTGGTGCCAAGATAATGCGAGAGTTCATTGCAGCTTCTGCGTCCAAAAATAAAAAAATCCAATAG